The Caloranaerobacter ferrireducens genome has a window encoding:
- the cas4 gene encoding CRISPR-associated protein Cas4 codes for MEFNLDNFKVQGVKVNYYYICKRKLWLYSKGITMEQNSDRVMIGKLVHENSYKRLKKKEVLIDDMLKIDILDNDYVREVKISSKMTKADKMQLMYYLYYLDSLGIKKKGLINYVKEKRQEEIELTDEYKREIEKTLIDIKEISQKRKPPELVKLPYCTKCAYYEFCFVKEEV; via the coding sequence ATGGAATTTAATCTAGATAATTTTAAAGTTCAAGGAGTAAAAGTAAATTACTATTATATATGTAAAAGGAAACTATGGTTATACTCAAAAGGAATAACCATGGAACAAAATAGCGATAGAGTAATGATAGGTAAATTAGTTCATGAAAACTCTTATAAAAGATTAAAGAAAAAAGAAGTATTAATAGATGATATGTTAAAAATAGATATTTTAGATAATGATTATGTAAGAGAAGTGAAAATAAGTAGTAAGATGACAAAAGCGGATAAAATGCAGCTTATGTACTATTTGTATTATTTAGATAGTTTAGGAATAAAGAAAAAAGGATTAATAAACTATGTAAAAGAGAAAAGACAAGAAGAAATAGAACTAACTGATGAATATAAGAGGGAAATCGAAAAAACTTTAATTGACATTAAAGAAATTTCACAAAAAAGAAAACCTCCTGAATTAGTTAAATTACCATATTGCACGAAATGTGCATACTACGAGTTTTGTTTTGTTAAAGAGGAGGTGTAG
- the cas1b gene encoding type I-B CRISPR-associated endonuclease Cas1b: protein MSRDFYIFSNGRLKRKDNTIYFIDCLENKRTLPIEQINCIHLFGEIDLNSKLINYLSQYGIMLSFYNYYGYYSGTYYPRKKNVSGFTVVNQANHYNDYEKRLYIAKAFVDSAVHHILKNMRRHKEGIEDLIERIQNERKNIEEAQRIDELMGIEGRIRKSYYKSFNKILKSDFGIQKREKRPPTDPVNAMISFGNSLMYTTVLSEIYKTQLDPTISFLHEPSVKRFSLGLDISEIFKPLIVDTVIFSLVNNRVITFDEFDIEEGICYLNEKGRKKFISEYERKLGTTIKHRKLKRKVSYRMFIRLECYKLIKHFIGDEEYKPLKAWW, encoded by the coding sequence ATGTCAAGAGATTTTTATATATTTAGTAATGGAAGATTAAAAAGAAAAGATAATACAATATATTTTATAGATTGCTTAGAAAATAAAAGAACATTACCTATTGAACAGATAAACTGTATTCACTTATTTGGAGAAATAGATTTAAATTCTAAACTTATAAACTATTTATCACAGTACGGAATAATGCTTAGCTTTTACAACTATTATGGTTATTATTCTGGCACTTATTATCCAAGGAAAAAGAATGTTTCGGGTTTTACAGTAGTAAATCAAGCAAATCATTACAATGATTATGAAAAAAGACTTTATATAGCAAAAGCATTTGTAGACAGTGCTGTTCATCATATTCTTAAAAATATGAGAAGACATAAAGAGGGAATAGAGGATTTAATAGAGAGAATTCAAAACGAGAGAAAAAATATAGAAGAAGCACAAAGAATAGATGAATTAATGGGGATAGAGGGGAGAATAAGAAAAAGTTATTACAAGTCATTCAATAAAATATTAAAATCAGATTTTGGTATTCAGAAAAGAGAAAAAAGACCGCCAACTGATCCAGTAAATGCAATGATATCTTTTGGAAATAGTTTGATGTATACAACTGTATTGTCTGAAATATATAAAACACAGCTAGATCCAACGATAAGTTTCCTTCACGAGCCATCAGTTAAAAGATTTTCATTAGGATTAGATATTTCAGAAATATTTAAACCTTTAATTGTTGATACAGTAATATTTAGTTTAGTAAATAATAGAGTAATAACATTTGATGAATTTGATATAGAGGAAGGAATATGTTATCTAAATGAAAAAGGTAGAAAGAAATTTATTTCAGAGTATGAAAGAAAATTAGGTACAACTATAAAACACAGAAAATTGAAAAGAAAAGTATCTTATAGAATGTTTATAAGATTAGAATGTTATAAGCTTATTAAACATTTCATAGGCGATGAAGAATATAAACCTTTAAAGGCTTGGTGGTAA
- the cas7i gene encoding type I-B CRISPR-associated protein Cas7/Cst2/DevR, with amino-acid sequence MKRGLTVTIIFQANSLNYVGKIGNIIEIKKLSRNNGNTYTFASRQCLRYDIVRLGNELFNWKLGTVCKNGTIQFTKDTTIDKSEEVDLFGYMITESKSSAITRPATVRLSHAISIEPYRSDMEFLTSKGLADRIGEHPDPVNIEQHQSFYTYTVTIDLEKIGVDKKTNSDEYIVLDNKERAKRVNQLLTILKVLNRNIRGRQENLSPLFIIGGVYDIPNPFFQGRVDLLTKGGKYYINTDSIKDTLELTLFDKSIKENTYIGLVSGIFENKGEIEKILPDRVLSIEEFFKVLQNEVKRVYGV; translated from the coding sequence ATGAAAAGAGGATTAACGGTTACAATTATTTTTCAAGCAAATTCTTTGAATTATGTTGGGAAAATAGGTAATATTATAGAGATAAAAAAATTAAGTAGAAATAATGGGAATACTTATACTTTTGCCTCAAGGCAATGTTTGAGATATGATATTGTAAGACTTGGTAATGAGTTATTCAATTGGAAATTAGGTACTGTTTGTAAAAATGGTACTATTCAATTTACAAAAGATACTACTATAGATAAATCGGAAGAAGTAGATTTATTTGGGTATATGATAACTGAAAGTAAATCTAGTGCTATTACTCGTCCAGCAACAGTTAGGTTGAGTCATGCAATTTCAATAGAGCCATATAGGAGCGATATGGAATTTTTAACTAGCAAAGGGTTGGCAGATAGAATAGGTGAACATCCTGATCCAGTAAATATAGAGCAGCATCAGAGTTTTTATACTTATACTGTAACTATTGATTTAGAGAAAATTGGCGTAGATAAAAAAACAAATTCAGATGAATATATAGTTTTAGATAATAAAGAAAGAGCTAAAAGAGTTAATCAGTTACTAACAATTTTAAAAGTATTAAATAGAAACATAAGAGGTAGACAAGAAAATCTATCACCATTATTTATAATAGGAGGAGTTTATGATATACCTAATCCATTTTTCCAAGGAAGAGTAGATTTGTTAACAAAAGGAGGAAAATATTATATTAATACAGATTCTATAAAAGATACTTTAGAATTAACTTTGTTTGATAAATCTATAAAAGAAAATACTTATATAGGATTAGTGAGTGGGATATTTGAGAATAAAGGTGAAATAGAAAAAATATTACCAGATAGAGTTTTATCAATAGAAGAGTTCTTTAAAGTATTACAAAATGAAGTAAAAAGGGTGTATGGGGTATAA
- a CDS encoding CRISPR-associated helicase/endonuclease Cas3, which translates to MIYAKSEPVEGLKEHTDRLIRNYENLKKLYSDKLNNEIMWKLLLIAVKYHDVGKVYSPFQNVIRKKIGLQLLSEPISYDIPHNYLSPAFIPYNKLNINKDEMKILIQSIGYHHERDKEIDIDKIKEIIDKDLKKSIKVLKTELDIEIADKIGTKYVSKLIKRIKTDDNFYYLYVLVKGLLHRIDHSSSAHQDVEVDRHKNVGEYTLRYMKSKKFSLRDLQKFALKNKDRNLIIIASTGIGKTESALLWIDNDKAFFTLPLRVSINALFDRVRKDIGYSYVGLLHSSSLDYLDESGYENWEEIYEQSKMLSSKLNFSTIDQVLKFPFKYRGYEKIYATMAYSKVVIDEIQAYKPSIAAVILKGLEMIYKIGGKFMIMTATLPTIYIDYLRNRGIIQEKDLVIREFLSSKIRHKISVKEKAIYEDIDEIIEKGKNSKVIVIVNTVDRAIEIYDYICRRKGKLQKIYLLHSMFIQEHRAKLEDEIKDFAKDKNLKGIWITTQLVEASIDVDFDYLFTELSTLDSLFQRLGRCYRKREYDMNEPNVYIYTKDVKGIGSIYDKDIFELSYKKIKKYNMKKLTEKDKVKMVEELYSRESLQSTEFVKEFEKALTFLDNIDDYDINSKEAQKILRDIQSVTVVPREIYDNIQDLINQFKNEKNRDKKREIRRKIMRKTVSIPIYKAKGKVTKVNIKGLEYIGILERKYEFDEKKICGKGILIEQELANIL; encoded by the coding sequence ATGATTTATGCAAAATCAGAACCAGTAGAAGGTTTAAAAGAGCATACAGATAGGCTAATAAGAAATTATGAGAATCTAAAGAAATTATATAGTGATAAATTGAATAATGAAATAATGTGGAAACTCTTATTAATTGCTGTTAAATATCATGATGTAGGTAAGGTATATTCACCATTTCAAAATGTAATAAGAAAAAAGATAGGATTACAGCTTTTATCTGAACCTATTTCATATGATATACCTCATAATTATTTATCACCTGCTTTTATTCCATATAATAAACTTAATATTAATAAAGATGAAATGAAGATATTAATACAATCTATTGGGTATCATCATGAAAGGGATAAGGAAATTGATATAGATAAAATCAAGGAAATAATAGATAAAGATTTAAAAAAATCGATAAAAGTATTAAAAACTGAATTGGATATTGAAATTGCTGACAAGATAGGGACTAAATATGTATCAAAATTAATAAAAAGAATAAAAACAGATGATAATTTTTATTATTTGTATGTTTTAGTAAAGGGATTATTACATAGAATAGATCATTCTTCATCTGCTCATCAAGATGTAGAAGTTGATAGGCATAAGAATGTTGGGGAATATACTTTGAGATACATGAAGAGTAAGAAATTTAGTTTAAGGGATTTACAAAAATTTGCATTAAAAAATAAGGATAGAAATTTAATAATTATAGCTTCAACTGGTATTGGAAAAACTGAATCTGCTCTTTTATGGATAGATAATGACAAAGCCTTTTTTACACTTCCTTTAAGAGTAAGTATTAATGCATTGTTCGATAGAGTTAGGAAGGATATTGGATATAGTTATGTTGGATTATTGCATTCAAGTAGTTTAGATTATCTTGATGAATCAGGATACGAAAATTGGGAAGAAATATATGAACAATCAAAGATGCTTTCAAGTAAATTGAATTTTTCTACGATAGACCAGGTTTTAAAATTTCCATTTAAATATAGAGGGTATGAAAAAATATATGCAACAATGGCTTATTCAAAGGTAGTAATAGATGAAATACAAGCATATAAGCCAAGTATAGCTGCAGTTATATTAAAAGGTTTAGAAATGATATATAAAATAGGCGGAAAATTTATGATTATGACAGCTACTCTTCCCACAATATATATAGATTATCTGAGAAATAGAGGGATAATACAAGAAAAAGATCTTGTAATTAGAGAATTTCTAAGTAGTAAAATAAGACATAAGATAAGTGTGAAAGAAAAAGCAATTTATGAAGATATTGATGAGATTATTGAGAAAGGGAAAAATAGTAAGGTAATAGTGATAGTAAATACGGTAGATAGAGCTATAGAAATATATGATTATATATGTAGAAGAAAAGGTAAATTACAGAAAATATATTTATTACATTCTATGTTTATACAAGAACATAGAGCTAAATTAGAAGATGAAATAAAAGATTTTGCAAAAGATAAAAACTTAAAAGGGATATGGATTACAACTCAGCTTGTAGAAGCATCTATAGATGTGGATTTTGATTATTTATTTACAGAATTGTCAACATTAGATAGTTTGTTCCAAAGATTAGGAAGGTGTTATAGAAAAAGAGAATATGATATGAATGAACCAAATGTTTATATTTATACAAAAGATGTTAAAGGTATAGGAAGCATTTATGATAAGGATATTTTTGAATTAAGCTATAAAAAGATAAAAAAATATAATATGAAAAAATTGACTGAAAAAGACAAGGTAAAAATGGTTGAAGAATTATATTCTAGAGAAAGTCTTCAGAGTACAGAGTTTGTAAAAGAATTCGAAAAAGCTTTAACTTTTTTAGATAATATAGATGATTATGATATTAATTCAAAAGAAGCTCAGAAAATACTTAGAGATATACAGAGTGTGACAGTTGTTCCTAGAGAAATATATGATAACATACAAGATTTAATTAATCAGTTTAAAAACGAAAAAAATAGAGATAAAAAAAGAGAGATTAGAAGAAAGATTATGAGAAAGACAGTAAGTATTCCGATCTATAAAGCAAAAGGCAAAGTAACTAAAGTAAATATAAAAGGATTAGAATATATAGGAATATTAGAGAGAAAGTATGAGTTTGATGAAAAAAAGATATGCGGTAAAGGTATACTTATAGAACAAGAGCTTGCAAATATATTGTAA
- the cas2 gene encoding CRISPR-associated endonuclease Cas2, with translation MFVILTYDVGEKRVNKVRKKLKEYLIWTQNSVFEGEITEGKLKKCLYEVNKILNKQEDSLYIYEIRTSSHIKKKIIGIDKSFDDIFL, from the coding sequence ATGTTTGTTATACTTACATATGATGTTGGAGAGAAAAGGGTTAATAAAGTTAGAAAAAAATTAAAAGAATATTTAATTTGGACACAAAATTCAGTATTTGAAGGGGAAATAACGGAAGGAAAACTGAAAAAGTGTCTTTATGAGGTAAATAAAATTTTAAACAAGCAAGAAGATTCTCTTTATATTTATGAAATTAGGACATCTAGTCATATAAAGAAAAAAATAATTGGTATTGATAAAAGTTTTGATGATATTTTTTTATAA
- a CDS encoding flavin reductase family protein, translating into MYRDIAYYEYSKEMLKQLPKGAFLTVKHEDKINTMTIGWGNIGFIWNKPIFTVAVRYSRYTYELLEKAKEFTISVPLNKDLKKELAFCGTKSGRDFDKFKECNLSCENGKVLSTPIVGDCELHYECKVVYQQAMEPALVNEDIKQKYYPNQNYHILYYGEIVACYIKE; encoded by the coding sequence ATGTATAGAGATATAGCTTACTACGAATATTCAAAAGAGATGCTTAAACAACTACCAAAAGGAGCTTTTTTAACTGTTAAACACGAAGACAAGATTAATACAATGACTATAGGTTGGGGAAATATAGGATTTATTTGGAACAAACCAATTTTCACAGTAGCTGTTCGTTATTCAAGATATACATATGAGCTTTTAGAAAAAGCAAAAGAATTTACTATAAGTGTTCCTTTAAATAAAGACTTGAAAAAGGAGTTAGCTTTCTGTGGTACAAAATCAGGAAGAGATTTTGATAAATTTAAAGAGTGTAATTTATCATGCGAAAATGGTAAAGTTTTATCAACCCCAATTGTTGGAGATTGTGAATTGCATTATGAATGTAAAGTAGTCTATCAACAAGCTATGGAACCAGCACTAGTTAATGAAGATATCAAACAAAAATATTATCCGAACCAAAACTACCATATTCTATACTACGGTGAAATAGTTGCTTGCTATATAAAAGAATAA
- a CDS encoding methyl-accepting chemotaxis protein, whose amino-acid sequence MKLKFFITAFIVFLLGMAMPWIITGSNYVAELTSFELAVIVVVALVIPYGFTLLMGKFQKAYVVKSSELLNRVTQGSLTQTIKDGYDKTFKEMVVSLNKMIANIRSLVGKMLVASDKVSTYSGSIAKDCEVVSQSIEEISTTINEISQGLEFQAERAMNTKNSTMQIVESSQTIANFAEDTYSITREMKEKINESGEKLQGLIDNLENSEKNNVELAVEIENLNRDAKEIKDIIAIVSGISEQTNLLALNAAIEAARAGEVGKGFAVVAEEVRKLAEESEKSASKIRQIVENISQKIDRIAEHIEMQVTDMKKNVQYAEEFKELFDKVKQTSDATLNSTEEILKLSESGISHARKVDELMEEISAVTQQTAAGMEEINASTQEEVNLVKVISKSVEKLTNMSKELTEFIREIEGSYKISKDDEKRIKDAEKILKDSTIEYGLDNPEDEEKARNFIDNISRKYDKLFEVVVVLDSKGDVKGSTIAIDVDNLAHRSYFKEAIMGNSYISKPYISIMTDDYCVTIAIPIIFNGQVNGVVVGDVKL is encoded by the coding sequence ATGAAATTAAAATTTTTTATTACAGCATTCATAGTATTTCTACTGGGTATGGCGATGCCTTGGATAATAACAGGAAGTAATTACGTTGCAGAATTGACAAGCTTTGAACTTGCAGTAATAGTTGTAGTAGCTTTAGTAATTCCTTATGGATTTACACTGCTAATGGGAAAGTTTCAAAAGGCATATGTTGTGAAATCTAGTGAATTATTAAATAGAGTAACACAAGGCAGTCTTACTCAAACTATAAAAGATGGTTACGATAAAACATTTAAAGAGATGGTAGTATCATTAAACAAGATGATAGCTAATATTAGAAGCTTAGTAGGAAAAATGCTAGTTGCTTCAGATAAAGTTTCTACTTATTCTGGGAGTATAGCAAAAGACTGTGAGGTAGTAAGTCAATCCATTGAAGAAATATCAACAACTATAAATGAAATTTCTCAGGGACTTGAATTTCAAGCTGAAAGGGCTATGAATACTAAAAATAGTACTATGCAGATTGTTGAAAGTTCTCAGACAATTGCCAACTTTGCTGAGGATACATATTCTATAACAAGAGAAATGAAAGAAAAGATAAACGAATCTGGAGAAAAACTTCAAGGATTAATTGATAATTTAGAGAATAGCGAAAAAAATAATGTTGAATTAGCTGTTGAAATAGAGAATTTGAATCGTGATGCTAAGGAAATAAAGGACATAATAGCTATAGTTAGTGGAATAAGTGAGCAAACAAATCTCTTAGCATTAAATGCAGCAATAGAAGCAGCAAGAGCTGGAGAAGTAGGTAAAGGATTTGCAGTGGTAGCTGAAGAGGTTAGGAAATTAGCAGAGGAATCAGAAAAATCTGCTTCTAAAATAAGACAGATAGTAGAAAATATATCTCAAAAAATAGATCGTATAGCTGAGCATATTGAGATGCAGGTTACAGATATGAAAAAGAACGTGCAGTATGCTGAAGAATTTAAAGAATTGTTTGATAAAGTTAAACAGACATCTGATGCTACTTTAAATTCTACAGAAGAGATACTAAAACTATCGGAAAGTGGCATTTCACATGCCCGTAAAGTAGATGAACTTATGGAAGAAATATCTGCGGTTACACAGCAGACTGCAGCAGGAATGGAAGAAATAAATGCTTCTACTCAAGAAGAAGTGAATTTGGTTAAGGTAATTTCTAAGTCAGTAGAAAAGTTGACTAACATGTCAAAAGAATTAACTGAATTTATCAGAGAAATTGAAGGTAGCTATAAAATTAGTAAAGATGATGAGAAGAGAATAAAGGATGCTGAAAAAATTCTGAAAGATTCAACAATAGAGTATGGATTAGATAATCCAGAAGATGAAGAAAAGGCACGAAACTTTATTGATAATATAAGTAGGAAATATGATAAACTTTTTGAAGTAGTTGTTGTATTAGATTCTAAAGGAGATGTAAAAGGTTCTACTATAGCTATTGATGTAGATAATTTAGCTCATAGATCTTATTTTAAAGAAGCTATAATGGGTAATTCATATATTTCTAAACCTTATATTTCTATTATGACAGATGACTACTGTGTGA
- the cas5b gene encoding type I-B CRISPR-associated protein Cas5b has protein sequence MRVLKLKLFQETACYKKPFAFKTWETHPLPPYSTVIGMLHSILNAEEYISMSISVQGNYESKFTNFQSIYFYKPKEITKMPLNIHLLYNVNLIIHVRAENEILEEIVFGIKNLNEHLSLGRKEDLVRIDEVKFVEVKEIDIDELDDGRKIECPIYIPIEQLPEDVWGISYRLNWKYKVINGLRQWEKINVKYVESGEIISYDNFLQDEEGDLIYFNTPL, from the coding sequence ATGAGAGTGTTAAAATTGAAATTATTCCAGGAAACAGCTTGTTATAAAAAGCCTTTTGCTTTCAAAACTTGGGAAACACATCCTTTACCACCTTATTCTACAGTAATAGGAATGCTTCATAGTATTTTAAATGCAGAAGAATATATTTCTATGAGTATAAGTGTTCAGGGTAATTATGAAAGTAAATTCACAAACTTTCAAAGTATATATTTTTACAAACCAAAAGAAATAACTAAAATGCCTCTTAATATTCATCTTTTATACAATGTAAATCTAATTATTCATGTTAGAGCTGAAAATGAAATATTAGAGGAAATAGTTTTTGGTATTAAAAACTTAAATGAACATTTATCTTTAGGTAGAAAAGAAGATTTGGTTAGAATTGATGAAGTGAAATTTGTTGAAGTAAAAGAAATAGATATTGATGAATTGGATGACGGAAGAAAAATAGAGTGTCCAATATATATTCCTATTGAACAATTACCTGAAGATGTATGGGGTATAAGCTATAGGCTAAATTGGAAGTATAAAGTTATAAATGGATTAAGACAATGGGAAAAAATAAATGTGAAATATGTGGAAAGTGGTGAAATTATTAGTTATGATAACTTTTTACAAGATGAAGAGGGTGATTTAATTTATTTTAATACCCCACTATAA
- the cas8a1 gene encoding type I-B CRISPR-associated protein Cas8b1/Cst1 — translation MRILKKAGRYNELNIEDNFIEFDSCLLENFHKYYFNYFLERYDIYKRESKKVDIYLQIGKKEEKYKDAVEWIKNVVGNNRNKVKGKFEDKSIELKFNELYSQLGKLKKHINYKQLEDLVEEFKVLMETEEVNEKLTLNYFRSILSTHFFGQASFLQKGCSSKSLVEQSAIMFKDYIKPILEEVRLYNKIEKIKDIKEFGEFIDQELKNKNNSKFYLKILKYVKKNVLKKGIELEKIKEYLFNNFGHCSIWEEYIASTDYTEAIFIPLAVSNTNAQNFMWNLNTSYPISNLIKFILLCSPAGTTDMKNNYFGFVNMDASVNELYRVNENFMSMKDEENPFESLVYDILSEATKKSVWTLQNILFIEFSANYDAKNCNLKYFNIPKNIAKYFKNYSKKDLVLIYDKKFKGNLVNYILNNKDMKYLIQDKLRENIKNSYKDSYDCFLATRARFTLKKVIKGCEEVDSSKLWVIYKSGQDLNSYFKEKESENKIQGIAYRLLNASKSGNKKEFMDSLLRIFMAAGKEVPSLFLNVMHEKDLDFETVAHSFISGLISNSNREVKGDY, via the coding sequence ATGAGAATTTTAAAAAAAGCTGGTAGATATAATGAATTAAATATTGAGGACAATTTTATAGAGTTTGATAGTTGTTTATTAGAAAATTTCCACAAATATTATTTTAATTATTTTTTAGAAAGATATGATATTTATAAAAGAGAAAGTAAAAAAGTTGATATTTATTTGCAAATAGGCAAGAAAGAGGAAAAATATAAAGATGCGGTAGAGTGGATTAAAAATGTGGTTGGTAATAACAGAAATAAAGTAAAAGGGAAGTTTGAAGATAAAAGTATAGAATTAAAATTTAATGAATTATATAGTCAATTAGGCAAATTAAAAAAACATATAAATTATAAACAATTAGAGGATTTAGTTGAAGAATTTAAGGTGTTGATGGAAACAGAAGAAGTAAACGAGAAGTTAACGTTAAATTATTTTAGGAGTATATTATCAACACATTTTTTCGGGCAAGCGAGTTTTTTGCAAAAAGGTTGCTCAAGTAAGAGTTTGGTAGAACAAAGTGCTATAATGTTTAAAGATTATATAAAGCCAATATTAGAAGAAGTTAGATTATATAATAAAATAGAAAAAATTAAGGATATTAAAGAATTTGGAGAGTTTATTGACCAAGAATTGAAAAACAAGAATAATTCAAAATTTTATTTAAAAATTCTTAAGTACGTAAAAAAGAATGTTTTAAAGAAAGGAATTGAATTAGAAAAGATAAAAGAATATTTGTTTAATAATTTTGGTCACTGTTCTATATGGGAAGAATATATAGCTTCAACGGATTATACAGAAGCTATTTTTATACCCTTAGCTGTAAGTAATACTAATGCACAGAATTTTATGTGGAATTTAAATACTTCATATCCTATTAGTAATTTAATTAAATTTATTTTGCTTTGTTCACCAGCAGGCACTACAGATATGAAAAATAATTATTTTGGATTTGTAAATATGGATGCTAGTGTAAATGAGTTATATAGAGTGAATGAAAATTTTATGAGCATGAAGGATGAAGAAAATCCTTTTGAAAGTTTAGTTTATGACATACTTAGTGAAGCAACTAAGAAAAGTGTATGGACTTTACAAAATATTTTATTTATAGAATTTAGTGCAAATTATGATGCTAAGAATTGTAATTTAAAATATTTTAATATTCCAAAGAATATTGCTAAATATTTTAAGAATTATAGTAAGAAGGATTTGGTATTAATATATGATAAAAAATTTAAAGGCAATCTTGTAAATTATATTCTGAATAACAAGGATATGAAGTATTTAATACAAGATAAGCTTAGAGAAAATATAAAGAATTCTTATAAGGATTCTTATGATTGTTTTCTTGCAACTAGAGCTAGGTTTACTTTAAAAAAAGTTATTAAGGGGTGTGAGGAAGTGGATAGTAGTAAACTATGGGTAATATATAAGAGCGGTCAAGATTTAAATTCATATTTTAAAGAAAAAGAATCAGAAAACAAAATACAAGGTATTGCATATAGATTGTTAAATGCTAGTAAATCAGGTAATAAAAAAGAATTTATGGATTCATTATTAAGAATATTTATGGCAGCAGGTAAAGAAGTACCAAGTTTATTCTTAAATGTTATGCATGAAAAGGATTTGGATTTTGAAACAGTAGCACATTCTTTTATATCAGGTTTAATTTCTAATAGCAATAGAGAAGTGAAGGGGGATTATTAA